The following are encoded together in the Acetonema longum DSM 6540 genome:
- a CDS encoding 3-keto-5-aminohexanoate cleavage protein has translation MDKLIITVAPVGAEATRQDNPNLPLTPVEIAAAALRCVEKGASIIHLHVRDAEGQATQSKEVFQETMALIRKQSNVIIQTSTGGAAWMTAAERMQPLELNPEMATLTTGTVNFGDDIFSNPMPMVTEFAKEMVKRSVKPEIEVFEAGMIQTALNLVKQGILRLPLHFDFVMGVPGGIAGEPRHLVHLVDSLPAGCTWTVAGIGRSELPLATVAIAMGGNVRVGFEDNVYYSRGVLADSNAQLVERIARIAGELGRPVATPDEARAILGLKI, from the coding sequence GTGGATAAGTTAATCATCACTGTGGCGCCCGTAGGAGCGGAGGCAACCCGGCAGGATAATCCCAATTTGCCCCTTACGCCGGTGGAAATTGCCGCCGCGGCATTGCGATGTGTGGAAAAAGGCGCCTCCATCATCCATCTCCATGTGCGGGATGCCGAGGGCCAGGCGACCCAGTCCAAAGAGGTCTTTCAGGAAACCATGGCCCTGATTCGCAAGCAGAGCAATGTCATTATCCAAACCTCCACCGGCGGCGCGGCCTGGATGACGGCGGCTGAACGCATGCAGCCACTGGAACTGAATCCGGAAATGGCCACCCTGACCACCGGTACGGTTAATTTTGGCGATGATATATTTTCCAATCCTATGCCAATGGTCACCGAGTTTGCCAAAGAAATGGTCAAACGAAGCGTTAAGCCCGAGATCGAAGTGTTTGAAGCCGGTATGATCCAGACAGCATTGAATCTGGTAAAACAAGGAATCTTACGTCTGCCGCTGCATTTTGATTTTGTGATGGGCGTACCTGGCGGTATCGCCGGCGAACCGCGGCATCTGGTTCATCTGGTGGATTCTTTGCCGGCCGGTTGCACCTGGACGGTGGCAGGAATTGGCCGCAGCGAACTGCCTTTGGCGACAGTGGCGATTGCTATGGGAGGAAATGTGCGGGTTGGCTTTGAAGATAATGTTTATTACAGCAGGGGGGTCCTTGCCGACAGCAATGCCCAACTGGTAGAGCGTATCGCCAGGATTGCCGGTGAATTGGGACGCCCTGTTGCGACTCCGGATGAAGCAAGGGCGATTCTGGGATTGAAAATTTAG